In Leishmania donovani BPK282A1 complete genome, chromosome 28, one DNA window encodes the following:
- a CDS encoding proteasome regulatory non-ATP-ase subunit 2, putative, whose translation MVQGLSSAKAVLALLSEEENLVVLFALKRLSSLMDTFWHEVSAKLPLIEELAASEKLADETRRLASLVASQVYFHLGDYSNSVKHALAAGTAFDATTRSLFTDTILSRCIDTYVAYQETPESERAELPPKLEELFVSLTKSWVMENETMADLKEMVGFTVRAFRLDFLEKVLRQALSKTHSAEILNFTFYVANVLLQDITFRRKVLRLLADLYTDGLSTIDYYSLAHCLLFLGDVEATSNLICGLWRGGSRMVAFQLAFDLFEYGNQEYLSGVVAHLDKQLGVAEQALAVQPAPSTSDAAGAAAAPSAPATSLSPTTTAGDASGAPVAAAVPESPEQKLLSVLSGQVTTNLNVKYLYSRCVADVYVLMHIKKMTDPRNSVIHNATVVANAFMYSGTTMDGFLRDNMKWLGAAQHWAKFTAVASTGAIHRGHTEEAMRVLEQYLPKGPSVPTLPYQEAGALYALGLIYSPLGATRDRRTIQYLEENLQKFSTNVQMVHGASLGIGLTAMGLQDEGLYDALFTCVTGMDAVAAEGASVGVGMLMLGSGNDIVLQSLKNVAYEENQKEKVIRGVCMAMALINLGREDEALLLAEELLESGDPWVRLGGCFVLGLAYAGTENAKTIEKLLSVTVKDMSDDVRRTAVTMVGFLTFKDPNLCLDLIRVLVDSYSPHVRYGVAMALAVSAAGTGNAAVIDVLWDMLEDIVDYVRQGAAMGLAMVMVQLTEKENPRVKDFRLLLEKKIEDRNEGRCSKFGYVLASGLLDAGGRNCTFALHKQRHRLDKAVVGVFMFLQYWYWYPYLLMITLAMQPTCIIGLNESLELPEYTFKSNAPPSTYAVPKSVLQEKRVKTSEVQAVVLSTTRKEEELRQRRHQGPGSPGLAAGASATGAPGGDGGAAEAGSKRGGDKDGGGESGEAAEQEPAFELLHNPARVTAHQFSVISHDVDVRYVPLKPKPMGICLLKDTKPEMGAEVLVAPVVLSDRDEAPVPEPFSYP comes from the coding sequence ATGGTGCAGGGGTTGTCCTCAGCGAAGGCCGTGCTGGCGCTCCTGAGTGAGGAGGAGAACCTGGTCGTGCTCTTTGCACTCAAGCGGCTCTCGTCCTTGATGGACACGTTCTGGCACGAGGTCAGTGCGAAGCTGCCCCTCATCGAGGAACTTGCCGCCTCCGAGAAGTTGGCGGATGAgacgcgccgcctcgcgtcTCTCGTGGCGTCGCAGGTGTACTTCCACCTCGGCGACTACAGCAACTCGGTAAAACATGcgctcgccgccggcaccgccttcGACGCGACGACGCGGTCGCTCTTTACGGACACGATCTTGAGCCGCTGTATTGACACGTATGTGGCATACCAGGAAACGccggagagcgagcgagcggagctgccgccaaagctggaggagctctTCGTCTCTCTGACCAAGTCATGGGTGATGGAGAACGAGACCATGGCGGACTTGAAGGAGATGGTCGGCTTCACCGTGCGTGCGTTCCGGCTGGACTTCctggagaaggtgctgcgccaggcGCTGAGCAAGACGCACTCGGCCGAGATTCTGAACTTCACCTTCTACGTGGCGAatgtgctgctgcaagaCATCACGTTCCGTCGCAAGGTGCTCCGTCTGCTTGCGGACCTGTACACGGATGGTCTCTCCACTATTGACTACTACTCCCTGGCCCACTGCCTGCTGTTCCTTGGCGATGTGGAGGCGACGTCGAACCTTATTTGTGGCTTGTGGAGGGGCGGCAGTAGGATGGTCGCCTTCCAGCTAGCTTTTGACCTCTTTGAGTACGGCAACCAGGAGTATCTCTCAGGCGTCGTCGCCCATTTGGACAAGCAGCTCGGAGTGGCGgagcaggcgctggcggtgcagccggcCCCGAGTACCTCTGacgctgccggtgcggcggcagccccATCTGCGCCCGCCACGTCCCTGTCCCCCACGACGACTGCCGGTGATGCGTCTGGCGCACCGGtagccgcggcggtgccggagTCGCCGGAGCAGAAGCTGCTCTCCGTTCTCAGTGGTCAGGTGACGACGAACCTGAACGTGAAGTACCTTTACTctcgctgcgtcgccgacgtGTACGTGCTGATGCATATCAAGAAGATGACTGACCCACGCAACTCGGTTATTCACAACGCCACGGTGGTGGCGAACGCGTTCATGTACAGCGGCACCACGATGGACGGCTTCTTGCGCGACAACATGAAGTGgctcggcgctgcgcagcactgGGCCAAGttcaccgccgtcgccagcacTGGTGCCATTCACCGTGGGcacacggaggaggcgatgcgggTGCTGGAGCAGTACCTGCCGAAGGGCCCAAGcgtgccgacgctgccgtacCAGGAGGCAGGTGCGCTGTACGCGCTCGGCCTCATCTACTCCCCGCTCGGAGCCACGCGTGACCGCAGGACTATTCAGTACCTTGAAGAGAACTTGCAAAAATTCTCGACAAACGTGCAGATGGTCCACGGCGCCTCGCTCGGCATCGGCCTCACGGCGATGGGGCTGCAGGACGAGGGTCTCTACGACGCCCTCTTCACGTGCGTGACGGGCAtggacgcggtggcggccgagGGCGCGTCCGTTGGCGTCGGCATGCTCATGcttggcagcggcaacgacaTTGTCTTGCAGAGTCTCAAGAACGTCGCATACGAAGAGAACCAAAAGGAGAAGGTCATACGTGGCGTGTGCATGGCCATGGCGCTCATCAACCTCGGccgcgaggacgaggcgctCCTGttggcggaggagctgctcgagAGCGGTGACCCGTGGGTGCGCCTGGGCGGCTGCTTCGTGCTCGGCCTGGCCTACGCCGGCACCGAGAACGCGAAGACGATTGAGAAGCTGCTTAGCGTCACAGTGAAGGACATGTCCGATGACGTCCGCCGCACAGCTGTGACCATGGTCGGCTTCCTGACCTTCAAGGACCCGAACCTGTGCCTCGATCTGATTCGCGTGCTCGTGGACAGCTACAGTCCGCACGTACGCTACGGTGTAGCGATGGCGCTGGCTGTGAGCGCGGCCGGCAccggcaacgccgccgtcatcgacGTGCTGTGGGACATGCTGGAGGACATTGTCGACTACGTGCGCCAGGGTGCCGCGATGGGGCTTGCCATGGTTATGGTGCAGCTGACGGAAAAGGAGAACCCGAGAGTGAAGGATTTCCGCCTGTTGTTGGAGAAGAAGATCGAGGACCGTAACGAGGGACGCTGCTCCAAATTTGGCTACGTGCTTGCCTCCGGCCTGCTCGACGCGGGCGGCCGCAACTGCACCTTTGCCTTGCacaagcagcgccaccgcctcgacAAGGCTGTCGTCGGCGTCTTCATGTTCCTGCAGTACTGGTACTGGTACCCGTACCTGCTCATGATCACGCTGGCTATGCAGCCCACGTGCATCATTGGCCTGAACGAGTCGCTGGAGCTACCCGAGTACACCTTCAAGTCCAACGCCCCTCCCAGCACCTACGCCGTGCCCAagtcggtgctgcaggagaagagggtgAAGACGTCCGAAGTGCAGGCGGTCGTGCTGTCCACAAcgcgcaaggaggaggagctgcggcagcgccgtcaccagGGGCCTGGAAGCCCGGGGTTGGCTgccggcgcctccgcgaCTGGCGCGcctggcggtgatggcggggCTGCTGAGGCGGGCAGCAAGAGGGGCGGCGAcaaggacggcggcggtgagtctggagaggcggcggagcaggaaCCGGCCTTTGAGCTCCTTCACAACCCGGCGCGTGTGACGGCGCATCAGTTTTCCGTCATTTCGCACGACGTAGATGTGCGGTACGTACCGCTGAAGCCGAAGCCGATGGGCATCTGCCTTTTGAAGGACACGAAGCCTGAAATGGGTGCCGAGGTGCTGGTAGCGCCTGTGGTGCTGTCGGACCGCGACGAGGCCCCTGTGCCGGAGCCCTTCTCCTACCCGTAG
- a CDS encoding sulfate transporter-like protein yields the protein MAPATASAILARAGHEPPVSAREVWKTTAMKYVYRFVPVSRWHRLLTPTIILSDGIAGFIVGVMIVPTCLSWSSLAGLPFSCGLIAALVASFSYGTFGQCASLSIGPVAEITTLLISIPGIPLAERKDTFQSLGVQVGIVSMVLSFVDCGTVIKTIFAKAVGDGYTCAAALLAISAQLKVMFNVVPEDKGYGNFINTLITLGTRMSAKSLYCFVIFMVYCTYLIQIKKAGLPLWIPHQLIVVVVSTLVTWGFRLDQLLDLAIVRDIPAVLSWPRFPPMNNLIGLGPYTLTITVIIFVQMYVVAQRVMPNIDPNTELFAGGITNLLVNLMSGMPVSNSFSCSSVLIEQKVHTPLTAYATGAVVLITVLFLTRLGVFYYLPKQALAAIVVSSVWRLVNFSGPVQLWRYSRKDAGVWVLTFLLTLIGGITIGVLSGIAFSLILVVLRIARPRAVSVGFNMQTFRYGDIRKDPELLVYPNILMWRFDAPLYFINIGYFQERLIAAIAAEVRPIDVVIVTCGKVVDIDAAALASLPFILDYTSKSDPTRPRRIILTDIHGRLEKVLLASAALPIYVPEEYDRISIEQITASGKFPVVFKKLEEAIAFGQRCISERYGNVDTAPYPNVSFLTDVVMEAARLPTGDGCVPSFLSLLEAENATPAAAGGTTAAAAAPLSSNSPHIVVTAPGEASRGPSRAEGAQGKTARAEASISSPRLPRNSATTSADLPRPSVDDDDDDDVDDGDPPQQQQDSLVRHLATLKKLSTYSPDRELVGVLGVIRHGEVTPKQKKKLLFSDPTLLRLAFQGRDVRRTKRSVDELTEFFAVVERLLLETPASNMSSAGSADMLDAAFLGTTSPLTGRISASTAESWARVLSIVRSRPDGLKIQVKARVTSTSGTVSFAESERTSPQRHVHYGGSAWWKVGGSAPSRHSSGSGSADEEWGEPAVGLLVVKWGGVLTKSGILQAHVMGEKLFARFYAAGDLPLRRLVQFTRHPLVTASDENRVVNTALVVANALTQTSGATLHRCDIVLNDGLTKTLGPVAKRLLQEEYRYFESLLHIESAAAARHFFHIPGFRQLLSIPPRDSLRGWVGSEHDDGHADSDGSDNGAAHMFSQTVSKNSENDKAPEMSGRPPPSSCRRSKRTACEGNPRSTQFNGAQDVTHGSRAFLMPEQQQQQQQQQQNYNCHRQDEFYTPYQVLQELEELMTILSTLEFPVHLAKVPLSNHETLQELQRRYEAMLKNFEGAKRRIRSSYKHSVHMMSSGASQTPASPGARNLRPAGPAGLDEDPEQQMLLEAMEETGGSSDEDGFDAQLVGDTELDPDLPPRRDPSAAGGSLATARPSHLTMPTSSSGRPVEPGQGRGNHSRCPVPAQQRTTSGSGNGGQTQPRLLHAGSGPFHTPSGHDRGRGSNGRGPPGAATRFDVSDVSKLRDYGSYDVAYNLPLVLQLHASVQEPAAAFQLRRFARALQRFSEITEYLSRIGENVLVGINSSKRFIIGSLVSDGLLRRLHNDFQDLAMADEERGAQELLLKAQAQYMAENGGVEHDVRYMIGLCSRLPCWPKKKRSRADEHGGSAWRNDIWARETPQEREFRLRVPFISLPRQEAWTRAAAADFERCTRLYFTSYLHVEGVLQCLFESATVEGFSRPSKEEMEATHQLYMRHLIFKIFRRRNVSYTDAEVAAAMRRLHLLFRSDVDYDKQQRELRLGLAAIYHAMYYVSMEVYLSLGDADEAQATIVEDFPLFHLGRAGGGDEDGDSPSAAGTAANTAAGGGNSEDGEELVETMAPTGAPSAAGGGTGLTVTDPSSPLILSFAPSGRTSCVSSDPASYFTAAGGRNAAAFSTASGGKSAETLAGFARSPLYVQHLVPVSNEPDTTVTSAADGSGSAALVTSPLSPSDAPGQAAAGSGVESDSGEDGTRNHMHRRVTNASTLALAPPPQREPKTRSRSMTAVPTNTKDPVKEATVLMTPEAGRRTAMVQEMKHRVSNVTPMRRIHEGLSLNDFVLLVKEVESAVHSQTASSSSAH from the coding sequence ATGGCTCCTGCCACAGCCAGTGCAATTCTCGCCAGGGCCGGTCATGAGCCCCCGGTGAGCGCGAGGGAGGTGTGGAAGACGACCGCGATGAAGTACGTCTACCGCTTCGTGCCCGTCTCGCGGTGGCACCGCCTCCTGACCCCAACGATCATCCTCAGTGACGGCATCGCCGGCTTCATCGTTGGCGTCATGATTGTGCCGACATGCCTTTCGTGGTCCAGTCTGGCCGGTCTGCCGTTCTCGTGCGGTCTCATCGCGGCCCTCGTCGCCTCCTTTTCGTACGGCACGTTTGGCCAgtgcgcgtcgctgtcgatCGGGCCGGTGGCGGAGATCACGACGCTGCTCATTTCTATCCCGGGCATCCCGCTCGCGGAGCGCAAGGACACATTCCAGAGCCTCGGTGTGCAGGTGGGGATTGTGAGCATGGTGCTTAGCTTTGTGGACTGCGGCACTGTCATAAAGACGATCTTCGCGAAggccgtcggcgacggctacacgtgcgccgcggcgctgctggccatCTCGGCCCAGCTGAAGGTGATGTTCAATGTCGTGCCAGAGGACAAGGGCTACGGAAATTTCATCAACACCCTCATCACGCTCGGGACTCGGATGTCCGCGAAGAGCCTCTACTGCTTTGTGATCTTTATGGTGTACTGCACATACCTGATCCAGATCAAGAAAGCCGGACTGCCCCTCTGGATCCCACACCAgctcatcgtcgtcgtcgtttcCACACTTGTGACGTGGGGCTTCCGGCTGGACCAGCTCCTGGACCTGGCGATCGTGCGCGACATTCCGGCCGTCCTGAGCTGGCCGCGCTTTCCACCAATGAACAATCTCATCGGGCTGGGGCCGTACACGCTGACCATCACCGTGATCATCTTCGTGCAGATGTacgtggtggcgcagcgggtgaTGCCAAATATTGACCCCAACACAGAGCTCTTCGCTGGCGGCATCACCAACCTGCTTGTGAACCTCATGTCTGGCATGCCGGTGTCGAACTCGTTTAGCTGTTCCTCTGTGCTGATTGAGCAGAAAGTGCACACGCCGCTGACTGCCTACGCGACCGGCGCGGTCGTGCTAATCACAGTTCTGTTCCTCACCAGGCTTGGTGTCTTCTACTACCTCCCGAAGCAGGCGCTGGCCGCGATCGTCGTCTCGAGTGTGTGGCGCCTCGTGAACTTTTCGGGGCCggtgcagctgtggcgcTACAGCCGTAAGGACGCCGGCGTGTGGGTGCTGACGTTTCTGCTGACCCTGATCGGCGGCATTACAATCGGTGTGCTGAGTGGAATTGCGTTCTCTCTCATCTTGGTGGTGCTTCGCATTGCCCGGCCGCGCGCGGTGAGCGTTGGATTTAACATGCAGACGTTCCGCTACGGAGACATCCGCAAGGACCCGGAGCTGCTCGTGTACCCGAACATCCTGATGTGGCGCTTCGACGCCCCTCTGTATTTCATCAACATCGGCTACTTCCAGGAGCGTCTCAtcgctgccatcgccgcggAAGTGCGCCCCATCGACGTTGTTATAGTCACCTGTGGAAAAGTGGTCGAcatcgacgcggcggcgctggcgtcacTGCCTTTCATCCTCGACTACACCTCGAAGTCTGACCCGACTCGACCACGGCGCATCATCCTGACGGATATCCACGGACGGCTGGAGAAGGTTCTCCTCGCCTCGGCAGCACTGCCTATCTACGTGCCGGAGGAGTACGACCGCATCTCGATCGAGCAGATCACGGCCTCTGGTAAGTTTCCTGTCGTCTTCAagaagctggaggaggcgatcgCATTTGGGCAACGGTGCATATCGGAGCGCTATGGCAATGTGGACACCGCACCGTACCCCAACGTGTCCTTCTTGACAGACGTCGTGATGGAGGCGGCACGGCTGCCGACAGGGGACGGCTGCGTGCCGTCCTTCCTATCGCTGTTGGAGGCGGAGAACGCCACCccagccgcggcgggcggcaccacagcagcagcggcagcgccgttgaGCTCGAACTCACCACACATTGTGGTGACAGCGCCCGGCGAGGCATCGCGTGGGCCCAGCCGAGCGGAGGGTGCGCAAGGCAAGACAGCGCGCGCCGAGGCCTCCATTTCCtcaccgcggctgccacgcAACAGCGCCACGACCTCCGCGGATTTACCGAGGCCGAGCGtggacgatgacgacgacgacgacgtcgacgatGGAGacccaccacagcagcagcaggacaGCCTTGTGCGTCACCTTGCCACGCTAAAGAAGCTCTCCACATACTCGCCCGATCGCGAGCTTGTCGGCGTGCTGGGTGTCATTCGCCATGGCGAGGTGACGCCGAAACAGAAGAAGAAGCTGCTCTTCAGCGACCCGACTCTGCTGCGGCTAGCCTTCCAAGGGCGCGACGTGCGCCGGACGAAGCGCAGCGTCGATGAGCTGACGGAGTTCTTTGCTgtggtggagcggctgctctTGGAGACGCCAGCCTCAAATATGAGCTCTGCGGGGTCCGCGGACATGCTGGATGCTGCGTTCCTTGGCACTACCAGCCCCTTGACAGGCCGAATCTCCGCATCCACGGCAGAGAGCTGGGCGCGCGTCTTGTCCATTGTCCGAAGCCGCCCGGATGGGCTCAAGATCCAGGTCAAGGCGCGTGTGACGTCCACCTCGGGTACCGTTTCGTTTGCCGAGAGCGAGCGGACCTCCCCTCAGAGGCACGTACACTACGGCGGTAGTGCATGGTGGAAagtcggcggcagcgcaccgagTCGCCATAGCAGCGGAAGCGGTAGCGCTGACGAGGAGTGGGGCGAGCCGGCGGTGGGCCTTCTCGTGGTGAAGTGGGGCGGTGTACTGACCAAGTCCGGGATCTTGCAGGCGCATGTGATGGGCGAGAAGTTGTTTGCACGCTTCTACGCAGCAGGAGACCTGCCACTGCGTCGCCTAGTTCAGTTCACGCGTCACCCGCTAGTGACGGCGTCCGACGAGAACCGGGTGGTGAACACGGCGCTTGTCGTGGCCAATGCCCTCACGCAGACCTCTGGCGCCACTCTGCACCGCTGCGACATTGTGCTCAATGATGGCCTCACCAAGACGCTGGGGCCAGTTGCGAAGCGTCTCCTCCAGGAGGAGTACCGATACTTCGAGTCGCTGCTCCACATCGagtccgccgcagcggcacggcatTTCTTTCACATCCCAGGCTTCCGCCAGCTACTGTCCATCCCGCCGCGAGATAGCCTTCGTGGCTGGGTGGGCAGCGAGCATGACGACGGCCATGCTGACAGTGACGGGAGCGACAACGGGGCGGCGCACATGTTCAGCCAGACGGTCAGCAAGAACTCTGAGAACGACAAGGCACCGGAGATGAGCGGTCGTCCTCCGCCGTCttcgtgccgccgcagcaaaCGGACTGCATGTGAAGGAAATCCGCGCAGCACTCAGTTTAACGGCGCACAGGATGTCACGCACGGCAGCCGTGCCTTTTTGAtgccggagcagcagcagcagcagcagcagcagcagcaaaacTACAACTGCCATCGGCAGGACGAGTTCTACACCCCGTATCAGGTTCTGCAGGAGCTGGAAGAGCTCATGACGATCTTGTCCACGCTGGAGTTTCCGGTACACCTCGCCAAGGTGCCACTGAGCAACCACgagacgctgcaggagctgcagcgtcgctaCGAGGCGATGCTGAAAAACTTCGAGGGTGCTAAGCGCCGGATTCGAAGCAGCTATAAGCACTCCGTGCATATGATGAGCTCTGGTGCATCCCAGACACCCGCCTCGCCGGGGGCGAGGAACTTGAGGCCGGCGGGGCCAGCAGGACTCGATGAGGACCCGGAGCAGCAGATGCTTctggaggcgatggaggagacCGGTGGCTCGTCCGACGAGGACGGGTTCGATGCACAGCTGGTGGGGGACACTGAACTGGATCCCGacttgccgccgcggcgcgaCCCCTCAGCGGCTGGTGGGTCGCTGGCAACAGCGAGGCCGTCGCATCTCACGATGCCCACCTCGAGCAGTGGACGCCCAGTTGAACCCGGGCAAGGCCGGGGCAATCACAGCCGCTGCCCTGTgcccgcgcagcagcgaacaacgagcggcagcggcaacggcggccaGACGCAGCCGAGGCTGCTTCATGCGGGTTCTGGGCCCTTCCACACTCCTTCTGGGCACGACCGTGGTCGCGGGAGTAATGGCCGCGGCCCACCAGGCGCTGCCACGCGCTTCGATGTGAGCGACGTGTCGAAGCTGCGAGACTATGGCTCCTACGACGTGGCGTACAATCTTCCTCTTGTGCTACAGCTGCACGCGTCTGTGCAggagccggcagcggcgtttcagctgcgccgcttcgctcGTGCCCTGCAGCGCTTCTCTGAGATCACCGAGTACCTGTCGCGCATCGGCGAGAATGTGCTGGTTGGGATCAACAGCAGCAAGCGCTTTATTATCGGCTCGCTGGTCAGTGatgggctgctgcggcggctgcacaaCGACTTCCAGGACTTGGCCATGGCTGATGAGGAGCGCGGCGCgcaagagctgctgctcaaggcgcaggcgcagtACATGGCGGAgaacggcggcgtcgagcaCGATGTGCGCTACATGATTGGCCTGTGTTCGCGTCTCCCGTGCTGgccaaagaagaagaggagtAGGGCGGACGAACATGGCGGGTCTGCCTGGAGAAACGACATCTGGGCGCGAGAGACGCCGCAGGAGCGCGAGTTTAGGCTTCGCGTTCccttcatctctctccctaGGCAAGAGGCGTGGACgcgtgccgcggcagccgactTCGAGAGGTGCACACGTCTGTACTTCACCTCTTATCTCCACGTCGAAggcgtgctgcagtgcctctTCGAGAGCGCCACAGTCGAGGGCTTCAGCCGACCCAGCaaagaggagatggaggcgacCCACCAGCTCTACATGCGCCACCTCATCTTCAAGATTTTCCGTCGCCGCAACGTGAGCTATACcgacgcggaggtggcggcagctATGCGTCGTCTGCACTTACTCTTCCGCTCAGATGTGGACTAcgacaagcagcagcgcgagctgcgcctcgGACTCGCCGCCATCTACCACGCAATGTACTACGTCTCGATGGAGGTttatctctctctcgggGACGCCGATGAGGCGCAGGCGACCATCGTAGAGGACTTCCCGCTCTTCCACCTGGgccgcgctggtggcggtgatgaggACGGTGACAGCCCAAGTGCAGCCGGCACAGCAGCCAACACAGCAGCCGGCGGCGGAAACAGCGAGGACGGAGAAGAGCTGGTGGAGACAATGGCGCCGACTggcgcgccgtcggcggctggcggcggcacggggCTAACGGTGACAGACCCTTCGAGCCCACTTATACTCTCCTTCGCGCCGAGCGGTCGCACCAGCTGTGTGAGCAGCGATCCGGCGTCGTACTTCACCGCTGCGGGCGGCAGAAACGCAGCTGCTTTTTCGACTGCATCTGGCGGAAAGTCCGCGGAGACGCTCGCCGGCTTCGCTCGCAGCCCCTTGTACGTGCAGCATCTTGTCCCCGTGTCCAACGAACCGGACACGACGGTGACATCCGCCGCGGATGGCAGCGGCTCGGCGGCATTGGTGACATCGCCGCTCTCACCCTCTGACGCACCTGggcaggccgccgccggcagcggggTAGAGTCGGACTCTGGTGAAGACGGAACACGAAACCACATGCACAGACGCGTCACCAACGCGTCGACGCTTGCTctagcaccgccgccgcagcgcgagcCGAAGACGCGATCTCGATCcatgacggcggtgccgacaAACACAAAGGACCCGGTCAAGGAGGCAACAGTTCTCATGACGCCAGAGGCCGGGCGTCGGACGGCAATGGTGCAAGAGATGAAGCACCGCGTCTCGAACGTGACACCGATGCGGCGCATTCACGAGGGGTTGAGCCTGAACGACTTTGTGCTCCTCgtgaaggaggtggagagcgCCGTACACTCACAGACagcctcgtcttcctcggcaCATTAG